Sequence from the Nitrosopumilus maritimus SCM1 genome:
TTCATTTCAAGGCATAGGTCATACAACCTATCTCTGCTTTGCAAGAAAGGCATTTTTTGGCAGAGATGCAAAGAAATCTTCTTCAAAAACTAGCAAGCCTACTTCTAAAACAAGCAAAAAGACTGTCAAAAAAGCCGCCAAGAAAACAAGCAAGAAAACATCCTAACTCTCAAAACAAGATTTATTCATCTATTCATTAGAGGTATCATATTGGCACGAAAAACACTAACTACTGCACTTGTGAAAAAATTCATTCCATCTAGAAAATCAAAATCCCGCAAAGGTGAGAACGGTATTGTTCTAGTTGTTGGTGGAAGTTACATTTACCACGGTGCCCCCATACTGTCTTCGATTGCTGCATTACGTTCTGGCACTGATTTAGTTTACACATCTGTTCCAAAAATCAATGTTGCATCTACTCGCTCTGTTTCTCCTAATCTGATTGTAATCCCCCTAGTTGATCAAAAATTAACTCGTGGTGCTGTAAACAAACTCTTAGGTGCATTGCCACGAAAACTTGATTCTGCAACAATTGGAATGGGTCTTGCAATTCAAGAAAAAAATGCACTTTTGCATCTTGTAAAATCTCTTTTGGATAGAGATGTACGATTATCCCTTGATGCAAGTGCGCTGATTCCAGAAGTTTTGCCGTTGTTAGCAAACAAGAATGTAGTCGTTACTCCTCATGCTGGTGAATTTAAGAGATTATTTGGGCAAGTTCCTTCCAATTCTAAAAATGAGAGAATCAAACTAGTAGAGGAAAAAGCAAAAGAGTTTGGAATTACAGTTTTGCTTAAGGGCTCAACTGATATTATCTCTAATGGAAGTACCACCTATCTTTATGAGAAAAAAATTCCTGCAATGACTGTTGGTGGAACTGGTGATGTACTATCTGGATTGGTTGCAGGGCTTTTATCTAAAAACAGAAAACCATTAGAATCTGCTGCTGCTGCTGCATTCATTAACGGATTAGCAGGAAAAGTAGTTCAAAAGAAATTAGGACTACATATGACTTCGATGGACCTCCTACCTGAGATTTCAACTGTCATGAAGCCCTTTGATAAAATAATGTGATATAATGAATCCTCTAAAACATGTTGATGATCACATGGAAGATTTGATTTCAGATCTTCAGACATTAATCAGACAGCCTAGTGTTTCTGCAAAAAACGAAGGAATTGAAGAATGTGCAAAACTAGTTCAAAAATTATTAAAAAAATCTGGTGTAAAATCTGAAATTTTGAGATTGAAAAAAGGAGTTGCTCCTATTGTGTATGGAGAAGTAAAATCAAAACAAAACCCAAACAAGACTCTGATGTTTTACAATCATTATGACGTTCAACCTGCAGAACCCTTTGATTTGTGGGATTCTCCACCATTTAGTGGAACTAGAAAGGGAAACAAAATCTTTGGACGCGGTGCCACTGATGACAAAGGTGAACTAATTACCCGAATCAAAGCAGTTGATGCTTGTCTAAAAGCAACTGGTGATGTTCCATGTAACATAAAATTTGTAATTGAAGGTGAAGAGGAAACTGGTAGTGCGAACATTGAAGACTATCTAAAAAAATACAAAAAGAAATTTTCCTGTGATGGTGTTATCTGGGAGTTTGGTTATGTTGATGCAAAAAATCGGCCTATCATTGGACTTGGAATGAAAGGATTGCTTTTTGTTGAATTGTCTGTTAAAGAGTCTACTCGAGATGCTCACTCTAGTTTAGCAGTATTGATCAAAAACCCTGCTTGGAGATTAATTGAAGCAGTTCATTCTCTACGTGACTCTAATGGAAAAATTCTGATTAAAGATTGGTACAAAGAGGTAACTCCACTATCAAAACAAGATTTGAAATTGATTCAAAGTGAACCATTTGATGAAAATGATTTCAAAAAAGAATTTGGCATCAAATCTTTTGTTGGAAACAAAAAAGGACTTGATGCAAAAAAGGCTCTAGTTGGAGGGGCTACTTGTAATATTGCAGGATTTGTGTCTGGCTATACGGGAGATGGAGCTAAAACTGTACTTCCCTCAGAATCTCTTGTAAAAATTGATTTTAGATTGGTTCCTAAAATGGACCCAAAAAAACAAGTTATGCGTTTGAAAAGACACCTAAAATCAAAAGGATTCTCTGATATTGGCATCAAAGTTTTTCATGGTGAAGCCGCCGCTAGAACAAATTCTTCAAATCCATTTGTTTCTCAAGTAAAAGATGCAGCTGACAAATCCTTTGGAACATCAATTCTCAATGTTTCTAATGCTGGTACTGGTCCAATGTATCCATTTGTAGAAATTCTAAAAGCCCCCTGTATTGCAATTGGAAGCACCTACATGTTCTCAAGAATTCACTCTCCAAATGAATTTGCACGTGTTGATTTGCTCAAGAAAATGACAAAATGTGCATGTCTAATAATGGATAATTTTGGAAAATCCTAGTGAATACATCTAGGAATTTTTTTAATTGCTTGTGCTAGCGATATTCTTCCTGGCCCTGCAATCATAATTACTAGAGATGCTGCAAGCAAAATAACATCAAATTCTACTCCTCCATCCCCTGTCATGCTTTGTGCTCCTTTGATGTGAAATATTGCACCTATCATAACAATTGAAAGCAATGCTCCTGAAAATCTACTGAGAACTCCAATTATTAACAAAATACCTGGTACAACTTCTGCAAGTGCAATTGGAATTTGCATCTCTGGAGGTAAACCCATGTTTGGCAAAGCATTTGCAAAGCCTGGATTAAATTTCATCATTCCATGAAGTATGAAAATTACTCCGATTGCAGATCTTAAGCCCATAAAGACTACATCGTTGAGGATGCTTCCTTTAATCTCTGCTGTAGTCATGTTGTCATGCGTGTTTTTTTAGTATAATTATTTTGCCCATAGATTATTCGTAGAATGTAGAAAGCCCTTTATTATGTGGCAAAATTATTTGAAATATGTCAATGTATATGCCAGGAGCAACTGCTGTTGGAATTACTTTTGACGGTGGCGTAGTTTTTGCTAGCGAAAAAAGGATCGCATTTGGAAACTTTCTTGTAAGTAAAACCACAAAAAAGACATTTCCTATCACTCCTAAAGTTGGAGCCACATGTGCTGGTCTTGTAGCTGATATGCAAATTTTATCCCTACAAATTGCAGCCCTTGCTAAAATTAGAAAAATGGAACTCAAAAGAGACGTTCCTCCAAATACTGTTGCCAAAATGATGTCAAATATGATGTATGAGCGAAGATATTTCCCATTATTGACTCAGGTAATTGTTGGTGGTGTTGTCGATAAACCAATTATGTATACTTTGGACCCATTAGGTTCTGTATTGCCAGATGAATATGCTGCAGTTGGCACTGGTGCTGAAATGGCATTAGGTGTACTTGATCCTCAATTCAAACCAAACATGACTAAAGATGAGGCAATTGATTTAGCAAAACGTGCAGTACGTGCAGCATCACTTAGAGATTCTGCAAGTGGTGATGGTGTAGATGTTCTTGTCATTACCAAAGACGGTACTGAAGAATTTACCGAAGAAATCAAATAGATTTTAAAATTAATCGTAAATCGTTTTTCCAGTTTCCCAGAATTTATCTGAAATGTAATGTAGATTTTTCAAAACTTCGCCCTTGTCCATTTTTTCTACTTCTTCACTTGAAACAACTGATTTTCCTACTGCCAAAAATTTGTGTTGGGATTCTTCAACAATACAAACTAGCTTATCTTTTTCAAATTCTGTAAATGATCTAATCCCTGGTCTCATCAAGTTTGCACCTTTGCACATGAATTTGACTGCACCCATGTCTACTGTAACACTAGGAAATTTTTCCAGAGTCTCTGTTTCTGATAAAAATGGTAAATAATCATCGTTGATTTTTAGAATCTTGATACCTTTTCCAGTTATGATTTGTGCATCATCTAAAATTTGATGTACTTTGAGATTTTTGATTTTGGGAAATTCAATTCCCCATTCTTCTGAAACTGTCTTTAAGAGTGCAGATGTCTCACTCTTTGAAATTAGATTTGATTTCAAGTTCTGGCAATCTCTTGTCTAATGTCTAGCAAATCTCTTAGTATGGAACTTGCAGTCTCCATGCCTCCTGCACCACGTCCAATAATTGTCTGTGTGCCTGAATGCTCTGATGTAAATGCAATTGCATTAAGTGTACCATTTACACATAATGGATCATCATTTGGAATTTCTTTTGGAGCAACTATCAATTCTTTATTGCATGATGCAATCAGTTTTACTGCACAATTGTTTTTCTCTGCTTTTTTGATATCTTCTGTGGTTACTTTGCGAATTCCAGTACAATTAATGTCTGGCATTGTAACTTTCATTCCCATAATCCAATTTGCAAGAATCACTAATTTGGCTGCAGCGTCAAGTCCGTCTAAATCTAATGCTTCATCTGCCTCTACGTAGCCCTTGTCTTGGGCATCTTTTAGTGCATCTTCATATGAAACTCCTGTTGCCATGTTTGTTAGGATATAGTTTGTAGTTCCATTTAGAATGCCTGCAAATGATGTGATTCTTTCGCCACTAAGACTGTTTTTTGCATAATCTAGAATTGGTGTTCCCCCACCTACGGTTCCACTAAATTTGAACATGACTCGATTGTATGTTGCAAGCTCCATTAATGATGGAAATGCTAGTGCCAGAGGTCCTTTGTTTACTGATATTACATGCATTCCTTTTTTCATTGCAGTGATAATGTGTGTCATTCCAGGTTCAGCATCTTTGTAGTTGCTTGCAGTAGTTTCAATGAGCACATCTGCCTCTACATTTTTGAGCATGTCAATACCTGACATTGTATTTTTTGTATCAGCGTAATTTTTTACAGTTCCAAATTTTTTCTTAACTTCGATGAGTTTGTTTAACTCTAATCCTGAAGAATCCATTGCACTCCCTTTACTGTCAAACACTCCCACTACTCTAGGTTTGAGTCCATACTTTGCATACAGGTCTTCTGCTCTGGATTCAAATAATTTTACTAAACTTTGGCCAACAACGCCAAATCCACATAATATTATTCTCAAATTACGTCATTCCTTTTACTATGATTGTTGCTCATTTTCTTTTTCATTTGATTTTCTTATCATTAAATGTGTTTTATTAATAATTTTTGAAATTATTGACTTTCTTCATCTTTTTCATGTTGTAATGAAATTGAATTGATACAATATCTCTGGTTTGTAGGCTTGGGACCATCATCAAAAACATGTCCCAAATGTGCTCCACACTTGTTGCAGTTAACTTCGGTTCTTACCATTCCATATGATGTGTCAGATATGTACTCTATCTTGTCTTCTGAAAGTGGTTCCCAAAAACTTGGCCATCCTGAACCTGAATCAAATTTTGCGTCTGATGAGAATAATTCTTCTCCGCAACAAGTGCATTTGAACTTCCCTTCCAGTTTTGTATTGTTGTATTTGCCAGAAAATGGCGGTTCGGTTCCATGATTTATGCAAATTTCGTATTGATCCGGTGTTAGTTGATCCTTCCATTCCTCAGGGGTTTTTCTAATTTTTTCTGACATGTCTTAATTTACTTTTGAAATTATTTGAATATTCTTCTATTTTAGCTTCTTTCTTTTTTCTTCAGTTCTTTTCTCTGATTCAAATCTCTCTAAATCATACTCTTTCATATCTACAAACTTCATAATTTTACTCAAATTTGGATGAACCTTGTTAATTTGTTGGAACATTTGTTGTGCAACTCTTCTATAGTCTACATGACCTTGAGGAACTGTTCTTAATTCAATTAAATGACATGCTTCTCTTAAATTAAATTTCATAAAGTAAGGATAATTGTATGCAAAATTTACTACATATTGTCCTTGCTCTGGATATTTTTTTCTAATTTCATCAAATGTTTCTTTTGTTTTGTTCATACAATCTTTAAAGTCCTTTTCAATCCCAAGAATCTTTATTTCATTAGGTATGTTGTATCCATGATCTGTTGTAAGTAGTTGTCTTTCTAACGTTAATGCTCTATGTCTGTGAAAATCTCTGAACATTCCAAAATTATTGTACAAATCAAATGTGTAATAGATATTCTCAAATGCTCGTGATGGTCTGTGCCTTCTATTTGTTCGAAGTTTTGCAAACTCGTCAATAATTTTTGCTTTATTTTGCATTGACATTTTTTTGACTTGCTGTAAAATGTCTTGATATGATGTACTTGGTGATTGTTCATACATTATACTGGTAATTATTTTATCAATTGCAGTTTTCTCTGATTCGTAATCTACTAACTTTGTCCTTGTTCCTTTTTTTGGATTTGATTTAATCTGTTTTGAAGAAATTGTTTTTGATTTATTTTTTACATCTCTGAGATATTTTTGAAATGCTTTTCCATGTTTGTCATCTGCTCTTCGAACAAACGATTTGATGATTTTATCGAGCTCTTTCTTGATTTTTGAGGCTAAATCTTGCTCTTCTTTGAGCTCTGATGAGCCTAAAACCGTTAGTAGATATTCAAACGCACGTCCATTGCCTGTAATTCCAACATTTGTCAAAGTTGATGCAGGTAGCAATCCTCTCAAAATATCTAATGCTTTAGCTTTAGTAGAACCCCTGTAAATCATATTTGCAGATTTTATGTCACTTTCATTTTTCAATTTAGAAAATGATTTTTCTTTTCCATCTCTAGAATCTTTAAAATTATATTTTTCAATTGGATATTTTTCTCTAACATAATTTATCATTGGTTCAATGTTTTTTGAATAAACATCAAATGAAAAATTACATGTATCTTCATACATGTCTGCAAATTTTGATTTCATGATTTCTGGATCTCTATAAAATCTGTATTTTCCATTTTCTTTTTTATTCCATGCAACATATCTTGATGATTTTTCTAAATATGATAACCCAATTCTTCTATCTTCGATTTTTTTTACTGCAATGTTTGACAATCCTTCAATTGCAATTTGAGCTTCTCCAAGTTCTGCAACTGAATCATCTCCATATTCTAAAAGTACTCTGTTGTAAAATTCCTCTCCTCTGTTTTTGTTATTTAGAAATTCGTCAAGAAAAATTCGTCTCATACTTTTGTCTGTTCTACTGTATCTTGACATCAATGCACCACGATCAACTTGTTGTGGTGTTATTATGGCAAACACATTGCCATCAGTATTTGAAAAATGATCTGATAGAATCTTTTTTTCTTTAACTGAAAATTCTGACAATATTGATGTCAGGCTTTTCAATTATTAATAGTCTATTTCTTTTTTCCAATTTGAATTAGATCGGGGGCCTTGTCTTTGTCACCTTCTTGACCTTTTGCTTGCCATCTAAGTAACACTTCTTTGAATGCTGCTGCATCAGCTTCATTTTCAGTGTACATCAAAGTGGTGACCCAAAAACCATTATTGGCAGTTTTTCCTCCAACAGAATTCATCCAAAAATCACTTGGCAAATTCTCCATGATTTTACTGTCTTTTTCTTTAGCAACTTCTGACCATCTGTTTGATACAAAATTCAAAATTTGTTCAAGTTCTTCTCTTTGAATCATGTGCCTACTACTTAGGCTCTAAATTTTAAAATTTCTACAAAATACGGGATTTTGAGTTAGTAAAAATAATCTTACTAAAACTAAAAAGAATTCTTACACTTTGCTGGTTATACAAATCTCTAAAGTTACACACATGACCCAAGACGATATCGAGATAATCGGTAAAAACGTCAAAGACATGTACGGAACATTCATGGGTAAAGTCGCAGGAACAATAACTGACATTGACGGAAGTATTCAATCCGTTGGCGTTGACTGCGGTTCTCAAGGATTACAGCAAATCCAATATGAGCAACTAGTAGTTCAAGGCGATGTAGTTATTTTCATTCCAAAATGGAGACTCGACTCTCAAAGACTCATTCGTGAAAAACAACTAACTCTACGTCGTCTAAAGGCCTTGATTGATATTGTTTCAGAAAATGATGACATGAAAGAAGATGCAGAAATAATTCATGAAAAATACAAGTCAAAACTTGTATCATTAGATGAGACAGAAAGTGAAATCAAAGCCAAACTTGAGGCAAGATTGACTGAGCTAGATGAACAAATGAAGTCTGCAAAAATGTTATCATTTGATGCAAAAGTACAATTCAAGAGCAATGAAATCTCTGAAGAAACATTTGAAACCGTGAAATCATGCACAACTGAGGTAATTGAGCATGTTACTCACGAAGTATCAGAAATTGAAAATGTTAAGAGTAGAATTGCAGACTTGGGATTGGAAGTACAAGAGATAACAGCCCCTCCTACACCAGACATCCAAGAATCAGCCGTTTCATATCTGGAGACAAATGAACCACAACAAGTAGTTCAAACAAGTCTTCCGGAAGCACCAACAGAACCCGTTACAACACCTTCAGAACCAATTGAGGTAAGTGCAGCCCCTATGCCAGAACCTCCAACAGAATCTGAAGTAACATTTGCATTTCCAGAACCACCTCAACAGGTGACACCAGAGACTCCAAAAGACGACAACGATAATGATTGGCTTGCTAGAATGGAAGCACAATAATTTTTTTAATTATTTTTTTAACATTTAGAAGGATCATAGCTCATACACTTTTTGATGTCTGATACCTACAATATTGGGCTTGGAAATAATGACACTGACACTAGAATAAAGGCTGATTCAGATTTTGTTTCATTTTGGAATGATCAGGCAAAAAACCTAACTTGGTTTTCTCCTTGGAATGAGACTTTGGATTGGCAGCCACCCTTTGCAAAATGGTTTGTTGGAGGCACGATTAATGCTTCTCATAATGCATTAGATGTACACCAGGACTCAAAATCTGAAAAACCTGCTATCCTATGGGAGGGTGAGAATGGTGACTCTAGAATTCTCACATATGGCCAGATACTCACTGAGGTCCAAAAATTCTCAAATATTCTCAAATCTCTTGGTGTGGAAAAAGGTGATCGTGTTACTTTGTATCTTCCAATGATTCCTGAATTGCCAATTGCAATGCTTGCGTGTGCTAGAATTGGCGCAACTCATACTGTTATCTTTTCAGGATTTAGTGCAACATCAATTAGAGATAGAGTTGATGATTCAAAATCCAAAGTTATAGTTACTGCTGATGGTGGTTATCGTCGTGGAAAAATTGTAAAACTAAAAGAAGTAGTTGATGAGGCAATTGAAGACTTTGATTTTGTAAAAAATGTTGTTGTTGTAGAGAGAACCAAAAATGAAATTCCAATGACTTGTAAAGATAAACTTTGGAATGATTTAATGAATGATGCATCTGATAATTGCCCTGCAGAAAAATTAGACAGTGCACACCCACTTTACATTTTGTATACTTCTGGAACAACTGGAAAACCAAAAGGTGTTTTACATGGTACTGGCGGATACTTGACTCATCTTTATTCTACTTTCAAATGGGCATTTGACATTAAAGATTCTGATGTGTTTTTTTGTACTGCTGATATTGGGTGGGTAACTGGACACAGCTATGTTGTTTATGCACCATTACTACATGGCGCAACTGAAATTATGTATGAAGGCGCACCTGATTTTCCTGACGCATCAAGGATGTGGGATATTTTACAAAAATACAAAGCCACAATTTTCTACACCACCCCAACTGCTCTTAGAATGTTTATGAAGTTTGGAGACGACATTCCAAATTCCTTTGATCTTTCTACATTACGATTGCTTGGAACAGTTGGCGAACCAATCAATCCTGAAGTTTGGAGATGGTATTTCAAAACCATTGGTAAAGAAAAATGTCCAATCATTGATACTTGGTGGCAAACTGAAACGGGAGGAATGTTGATTTCCCCACTTCCTGGCCTTGAAACAATTCCTCTCAAACCTGGCTCTGGAACTCTTCCAATACCTGGTGTGAATATCACTGTTGTAGATGAAAATGGCAAAGATGTTGAGCCTAATACCAAGGGATATCTTGTTGTCAAGAACCCTTGGCCTGGAATGCTTTTGACATTGTGGGGTGATGATGAAAAATACAAGACAGTATACTGGTCAAAATACGAAAATTGCTACTATCCTGGTGATTACGCACTAAAGGATGCAGATGGATATCTTTGGTTACTTGGACGTGCTGATGATGTTCTAAAAGTTGCAGGTCATAGAATTGGAACTGCAGAACTTGAAAGTTGCATTGTCTCGCATGATGATGTTGCTGAGTCTGCTGCATGTGGTATTCCTGATGAAGTAAAAGGTGAAGTAATTATTGCATTTGTTGTACTAAAAGAAGGCATTAACACTGAAACCAAAGTTTTAGAAAAAGAACTTGTTGAAAAAATAAGAACCGATATTGGTGCTATTGCTACTCCAAAACAAATCTACTTTGTATCTAAATTGCCAAAGACAAGAAGTGGAAAGATTATGCGTCGATTACTAAAAGCAATTGGAAATAATGAAAAGATTGGTGATGTTAGTACTCTGGAAGATGGCGCTGCTGTTATTGAAGTTCA
This genomic interval carries:
- a CDS encoding PUA domain-containing protein, whose translation is MKSNLISKSETSALLKTVSEEWGIEFPKIKNLKVHQILDDAQIITGKGIKILKINDDYLPFLSETETLEKFPSVTVDMGAVKFMCKGANLMRPGIRSFTEFEKDKLVCIVEESQHKFLAVGKSVVSSEEVEKMDKGEVLKNLHYISDKFWETGKTIYD
- a CDS encoding proteasome subunit beta; the protein is MSMYMPGATAVGITFDGGVVFASEKRIAFGNFLVSKTTKKTFPITPKVGATCAGLVADMQILSLQIAALAKIRKMELKRDVPPNTVAKMMSNMMYERRYFPLLTQVIVGGVVDKPIMYTLDPLGSVLPDEYAAVGTGAEMALGVLDPQFKPNMTKDEAIDLAKRAVRAASLRDSASGDGVDVLVITKDGTEEFTEEIK
- a CDS encoding NAD(P)H-hydrate dehydratase, whose product is MARKTLTTALVKKFIPSRKSKSRKGENGIVLVVGGSYIYHGAPILSSIAALRSGTDLVYTSVPKINVASTRSVSPNLIVIPLVDQKLTRGAVNKLLGALPRKLDSATIGMGLAIQEKNALLHLVKSLLDRDVRLSLDASALIPEVLPLLANKNVVVTPHAGEFKRLFGQVPSNSKNERIKLVEEKAKEFGITVLLKGSTDIISNGSTTYLYEKKIPAMTVGGTGDVLSGLVAGLLSKNRKPLESAAAAAFINGLAGKVVQKKLGLHMTSMDLLPEISTVMKPFDKIM
- the msrB gene encoding peptide-methionine (R)-S-oxide reductase MsrB, giving the protein MSEKIRKTPEEWKDQLTPDQYEICINHGTEPPFSGKYNNTKLEGKFKCTCCGEELFSSDAKFDSGSGWPSFWEPLSEDKIEYISDTSYGMVRTEVNCNKCGAHLGHVFDDGPKPTNQRYCINSISLQHEKDEESQ
- a CDS encoding FAD-dependent thymidylate synthase, encoding MSEFSVKEKKILSDHFSNTDGNVFAIITPQQVDRGALMSRYSRTDKSMRRIFLDEFLNNKNRGEEFYNRVLLEYGDDSVAELGEAQIAIEGLSNIAVKKIEDRRIGLSYLEKSSRYVAWNKKENGKYRFYRDPEIMKSKFADMYEDTCNFSFDVYSKNIEPMINYVREKYPIEKYNFKDSRDGKEKSFSKLKNESDIKSANMIYRGSTKAKALDILRGLLPASTLTNVGITGNGRAFEYLLTVLGSSELKEEQDLASKIKKELDKIIKSFVRRADDKHGKAFQKYLRDVKNKSKTISSKQIKSNPKKGTRTKLVDYESEKTAIDKIITSIMYEQSPSTSYQDILQQVKKMSMQNKAKIIDEFAKLRTNRRHRPSRAFENIYYTFDLYNNFGMFRDFHRHRALTLERQLLTTDHGYNIPNEIKILGIEKDFKDCMNKTKETFDEIRKKYPEQGQYVVNFAYNYPYFMKFNLREACHLIELRTVPQGHVDYRRVAQQMFQQINKVHPNLSKIMKFVDMKEYDLERFESEKRTEEKRKKLK
- a CDS encoding M20/M25/M40 family metallo-hydrolase, which encodes MNPLKHVDDHMEDLISDLQTLIRQPSVSAKNEGIEECAKLVQKLLKKSGVKSEILRLKKGVAPIVYGEVKSKQNPNKTLMFYNHYDVQPAEPFDLWDSPPFSGTRKGNKIFGRGATDDKGELITRIKAVDACLKATGDVPCNIKFVIEGEEETGSANIEDYLKKYKKKFSCDGVIWEFGYVDAKNRPIIGLGMKGLLFVELSVKESTRDAHSSLAVLIKNPAWRLIEAVHSLRDSNGKILIKDWYKEVTPLSKQDLKLIQSEPFDENDFKKEFGIKSFVGNKKGLDAKKALVGGATCNIAGFVSGYTGDGAKTVLPSESLVKIDFRLVPKMDPKKQVMRLKRHLKSKGFSDIGIKVFHGEAAARTNSSNPFVSQVKDAADKSFGTSILNVSNAGTGPMYPFVEILKAPCIAIGSTYMFSRIHSPNEFARVDLLKKMTKCACLIMDNFGKS
- a CDS encoding CdvA-like protein; the encoded protein is MTQDDIEIIGKNVKDMYGTFMGKVAGTITDIDGSIQSVGVDCGSQGLQQIQYEQLVVQGDVVIFIPKWRLDSQRLIREKQLTLRRLKALIDIVSENDDMKEDAEIIHEKYKSKLVSLDETESEIKAKLEARLTELDEQMKSAKMLSFDAKVQFKSNEISEETFETVKSCTTEVIEHVTHEVSEIENVKSRIADLGLEVQEITAPPTPDIQESAVSYLETNEPQQVVQTSLPEAPTEPVTTPSEPIEVSAAPMPEPPTESEVTFAFPEPPQQVTPETPKDDNDNDWLARMEAQ
- the acs gene encoding acetate--CoA ligase, translated to MSDTYNIGLGNNDTDTRIKADSDFVSFWNDQAKNLTWFSPWNETLDWQPPFAKWFVGGTINASHNALDVHQDSKSEKPAILWEGENGDSRILTYGQILTEVQKFSNILKSLGVEKGDRVTLYLPMIPELPIAMLACARIGATHTVIFSGFSATSIRDRVDDSKSKVIVTADGGYRRGKIVKLKEVVDEAIEDFDFVKNVVVVERTKNEIPMTCKDKLWNDLMNDASDNCPAEKLDSAHPLYILYTSGTTGKPKGVLHGTGGYLTHLYSTFKWAFDIKDSDVFFCTADIGWVTGHSYVVYAPLLHGATEIMYEGAPDFPDASRMWDILQKYKATIFYTTPTALRMFMKFGDDIPNSFDLSTLRLLGTVGEPINPEVWRWYFKTIGKEKCPIIDTWWQTETGGMLISPLPGLETIPLKPGSGTLPIPGVNITVVDENGKDVEPNTKGYLVVKNPWPGMLLTLWGDDEKYKTVYWSKYENCYYPGDYALKDADGYLWLLGRADDVLKVAGHRIGTAELESCIVSHDDVAESAACGIPDEVKGEVIIAFVVLKEGINTETKVLEKELVEKIRTDIGAIATPKQIYFVSKLPKTRSGKIMRRLLKAIGNNEKIGDVSTLEDGAAVIEVQTAFDEIQKSIKESN
- a CDS encoding DoxX family protein — encoded protein: MTTAEIKGSILNDVVFMGLRSAIGVIFILHGMMKFNPGFANALPNMGLPPEMQIPIALAEVVPGILLIIGVLSRFSGALLSIVMIGAIFHIKGAQSMTGDGGVEFDVILLAASLVIMIAGPGRISLAQAIKKIPRCIH
- a CDS encoding homoserine dehydrogenase, which translates into the protein MRIILCGFGVVGQSLVKLFESRAEDLYAKYGLKPRVVGVFDSKGSAMDSSGLELNKLIEVKKKFGTVKNYADTKNTMSGIDMLKNVEADVLIETTASNYKDAEPGMTHIITAMKKGMHVISVNKGPLALAFPSLMELATYNRVMFKFSGTVGGGTPILDYAKNSLSGERITSFAGILNGTTNYILTNMATGVSYEDALKDAQDKGYVEADEALDLDGLDAAAKLVILANWIMGMKVTMPDINCTGIRKVTTEDIKKAEKNNCAVKLIASCNKELIVAPKEIPNDDPLCVNGTLNAIAFTSEHSGTQTIIGRGAGGMETASSILRDLLDIRQEIART